The Gouania willdenowi chromosome 20, fGouWil2.1, whole genome shotgun sequence genome window below encodes:
- the LOC114454591 gene encoding transcription factor 7-like 1-B, translating to MRWNEEDWKRENPESSDEFDILHDILGLIDEQTLGRELQEFIEESQTDINDDQHEGQLSGLHAILQAGCQTAFNSGQCWVQQNPLPAALHDHTYAAQEPPDKSAFTPNVEDLKTITPSTEAEYWCPQNPGPLNVTPVPNVVNMQDAQNVKHPTFNPLTNAAPAMTYGILMYSQETNTDITFNRQKAKKIKEEKVEEGPYIKKPLNAFMIYIKCNRKSAEAELGARTSAVVNKYLGERWKSLSPEEREIYINKAKEDAQLHSDQNPGWTNKINYRHRKKRSRNKVVCAEMFVSPPQHPSDLTQQTRTSTSENGPDLT from the exons ATCCTACATGATATTCTTGGTTTGATTGATGAGCAGACGTTGGGCCGAGAACTGCAGGAGTTTATTGAGGAG AGCCAAACAGACATCAATGATGACCAGCACGAGGGCCAACTTAGTGGCCTGCATGCGATCTTACAAGCTGGGTGCCAAACCGCTTTCAACAGTGGCCAGTGCTGGGTCCAACAGAATCCTCTCCCCGCAGCCCTTCATGATCACACATACGCTGCCCAAGAACCTCCGGACAAATCAGCCTTCACCCCAAACGTTGAAGACCTCAAAACAATCACCCCCTCGACTGAAGCCGAGTACTGGTGCCCACAAAATCCAGGGCCCTTAAACGTCACCCCTGTTCCTAATGTCGTAAACATGCAGGATGCACAGAATGTTAAACACCCAACCTTTAACCCCCTGACTAATGCTGCGCCTGCTATGACA TATGGAATTCTAATGTACAGTCAAGAGACAAATACAGATATCACTTTTAATAGACA AAAGGCAAAGAAGATTAAGGAGGAGAAGGTGGAAGAGGGGCCGTACATTAAAAAGCCCCTCAACGCCTTTATGATCTACATTAAATGCAACAGGAAGTCTGCAGAAGCGGAGCTGGGCGCAAGGACGAGCGCTGTGGTGAACAAATACCTCGGTGAAAGG TGGAAATCATTGTCACCAGAGGAAAgagaaatatatattaataaggCCAAAGAGGATGCTCAACTCCACTCCGATCAGAACCCCGGCTGGACTAACAAAATCAACTAT AGACACAGAAAGAAACGAAGTCGGAACAAAGTTGTTTGTGCTGAGATGTTTGTATCACCACCCCAACATCCATCTGATTTGACTCAGCAAACACGGAC